A genomic segment from Amphiura filiformis chromosome 10, Afil_fr2py, whole genome shotgun sequence encodes:
- the LOC140161672 gene encoding E3 ubiquitin-protein ligase TRIM45-like, protein MADSKPSNTEEPPKPTLLHCGICSAIVDKLKVLPCLHAFCLKCLLNWSETAAEKDPSKYTKTISCPTCHEDSPLPEGGVKELMTIVPVGNVKEQESVQKTENENDHITCSSCDGDNEAVGRCADCGEFLCESCSESHKRLRKFKSHDVTLLGDLSADSLTFTKANMCPKHAGKVLKLYCETCAEPACQHCVVTEHVFSNHILVDLNTVLQKRKTYLETLHQQSKDIPEAVDAIISEDDKLIIELDANVEDAIDRYKKTAELAEADFMKDIQQLQASRRLEIESHKQTVQNQKSRVCAALDMSREVTQVGTGNDFSQLYATLSKAIVSSDDLKPNSLRKSITGVDFLPNKDPISDLGILSGYKQWKLIKTIKSESWEYKNPKSIAYCKSGDIMVAVNYAPNSNLKKDGDVALLDHDGHIKRNLSTKVPRPSFERTRQDLPYYFSKLKANPWGVAIGRNGLVYVTDQSKFIEVFNENGDRQSKLEISCDIGAHTFRGLASDSKGLLFVGNKSGYITTMFEEGRESLRFSTNESISPEFIAVTSEGYIIYSGTKVTGGQESSRVILHKHKTTETSHSGREHALPPPAIDVANFRPTGICAHEGHQAIFVANAGEAPGVYCYSLTGDYVGIVTKEVTSPQGIALSGDEHELAVCDGNGIKLFHPQFVK, encoded by the coding sequence ATGGCCGATTCCAAGCCAAGCAACACAGAAGAACCACCAAAACCAACACTACTTCACTGCGGAATTTGCTCTGCCATCGTGGATAAGCTTAAAGTACTACCATGTCTTCACGCCTTTTGTCTGAAATGTCTATTAAATTGGTCAGAGACTGCTGCTGAGAAAGACCCAAGCAAATACACGAAAACGATTTCGTGCCCAACCTGTCATGAAGATTCTCCGTTGCCGGAAGGTGGTGTGAAAGAGCTCATGACCATTGTCCCTGTTGGGAATGTGAAAGAGCAGGAATCAGTTCagaaaactgaaaatgaaaatgaccacATCACGTGTTCATCTTGTGATGGTGACAACGAAGCTGTTGGGCGCTGTGCCGATTGTGGAGAATTTTTATGCGAGAGCTGTTCTGAAAGTCACAAACGGTTACGCAAATTTAAATCTCATGACGTTACCTTGTTAGGAGACCTTTCTGCTGACTCACTTACCTTTACAAAAGCCAATATGTGTCCGAAACATGCTGGAAAGGTCTTGAAACTCTACTGTGAAACATGTGCGGAACCAGCTTGCCAGCACTGTGTTGTTACAGAGCATGTATTTTCAAACCACATACTGGTAGATTTAAACACGGTTCTGCAAAAGAGAAAGACTTACCTTGAAACATTGCACCAACAATCTAAAGATATTCCAGAAGCTGTAGATGCTATCATATCAGAAGATGATAAATTGATAATTGAGTTAGACGCCAATGTCGAAGACGCTATTGATCGATATAAGAAAACGGCAGAGTTGGCTGAAGCTGATTTTATGAAGGACATTCAACAGTTACAGGCTTCAAGAAGACTGGAGATCGAGAGTCATAAACAGACtgtacaaaatcaaaagtcccGCGTTTGTGCCGCCTTAGATATGAGTAGAGAAGTCACGCAAGTAGGTACGGGCAATGACTTTAGCCAACTGTACGCGACTTTGTCTAAGGCAATTGTCTCCAGTGATGATTTGAAGCCAAATTCATTGCGGAAAAGTATAACTGGTGTTGACTTCTTACCCAATAAGGATCCTATCAGCGATCTTGGTATCCTCAGTGGTTACAAGCAATGGAAGTTAATTAAGACTATCAAATCAGAATCATGGGAATACAAGAATCCTAAGAGCATCGCTTATTGCAAGAGCGGTGACATAATGGTCGCTGTAAACTATGCCCCTAACTCCAATTTGAAGAAGGACGGTGATGTGGCGCTCCTTGATCATGACGGACACATAAAGAGAAACCTTTCTACTAAAGTTCCACGGCCGAGTTTCGAAAGAACCCGTCAAGATCTGCCCTACTACTTTTCCAAACTTAAAGCGAATCCATGGGGAGTTGCAATTGGACGAAACGGATTAGTCTACGTCACAGATCAATCAAAATTCATTGAAGTCTTCAATGAGAATGGGGATCGACAAAGCAAACTTGAGATTAGCTGCGATATAGGTGCGCACACGTTTCGGGGTTTGGCAAGCGATTCAAAGGGCTTGTTATTTGTTGGTAATAAGTCTGGATATATTACCACAATGTTTGAGGAAGGAAGAGAATCACTGCGTTTCAGCACAAATGAAAGCATTTCTCCAGAGTTCATAGCTGTGACCTCAGAGGGTTACATAATCTACAGCGGCACAAAGGTCACTGGCGGTCAAGAATCATCTCGTGTTATTTTACATAAACACAAGACAACTGAGACTTCGCATTCTGGTAGAGAACACGCACTTCCACCTCCCGCGATAGATGTGGCCAATTTCCGACCAACTGGGATCTGTGCCCATGAAGGCCATCAAGCGATCTTTGTTGCCAATGCAGGAGAAGCACCTGGTGTGTATTGTTACTCGCTCACTGGGGACTACGTTGGAATTGTCACTAAGGAAGTGACGTCACCACAGGGAATAGCTCTTAGTGGGGATGAACATGAACTAGCTGTTTGCGATGGAAATGGAATCAAATTGTTTCATCCGCAATTTGTAAAGTAA